A window of Flavobacterium psychrophilum genomic DNA:
ACGATTTTTTTGTGGGTCTTCATAATTCTTTCCAGGTCGGCTGTTATGCGGTCAATAACGAGAATAGGGGCTTCAATTTCGCCGTTAACCCTGTTCGGGTCTTCTTCTCTTGTTTTAATATTAACCTCAGGCCTTACCCTTTGCCTTGTAATCTGGATCAGTCCAAATTTACTAGGAGGCAGGATCTTGTGTTTTGCTTTATCGTCGCTCATTTCCTCACGTAGAAAATCATACAGCTTTTTCCTGTTATCAGGATTGCCCATATCTATGAAGTCTACAACGATAATCCCTCCCATATCCCTTAGTCTCAGCTGTCGTGCAATTTCTGCAGCGGCTATAAGGTTTACTTCAAGGGCGGTATCTTCCTGGCTTAAAGCCTTGTTTGAGCGGTTACCACTGTTCACATCTATAACGTGAAGGGCTTCGGTGTGTTCTATTATTAAATAGGCACCTTTGCTCATCGATACCGTTTTACCGAAAGAGGTTTTTATCTGCCTTTCGATGTTGTATTTTTCAAACAACGGCAGTTCTTTACTTTGGTAGTGCTTAACGATACTTGCTTTTTGAGGAGCTATCTCCTGCAGATAGTCCTTTGTTTGGTAGTACATGTCCTCATCATCAACATAAATACCCGTAAAGGTATCGTTGAATACATCGCGAAGTATAGACGAAGCTTTATTAACTTCTCCTAATACTTTACTAGGATGATGGGCACTCGGAAGGCGTTTGCACATTCCTGTCCATTTATCCAGCAAATTTTGCAGGTCTTTGTCCAGTTCGGCTACTTTTTTTCCTTCGGCTACCGTTCTCACTATTACTCCAAATCCTTTTGGACGTATAGACTGCACGAGTCTCTTAAGGCGGTCTTTTTCATCTTTGGATTCTATTTTCTGTGAAATAGAGATCCTGTCTGAAAACGGAACCAAAACAACATATCTTCCGGCAAGTGAAAGCTCTGAGCTTATACGTGGGCCTTTTGTAGATATGGGTTCCTTAACTACCTGAACGAGTATAGATTGATTTGAGCTAAGCACGTCGCTTATGGCACCATCTTTATCTATCTCTTTTTCAAAAGGAAAGTTTTTCAGTGAGTAATCTTTTACTTTACCTGCGCTTACAAGTTTTATGAATTTCATCATCGAGGCCAGGTTGGGACCCAAATCGTGGTAGTGTAAAAATGCATCTTTTTCAAAGCCTACATTTACAAAGGCGGCGTTTAAGCCTGCCACGGGTTTGCGGATCTTCGCTATGAAGATATCACCAACAGAAAATTGGTTTTTATCTTCGCGCTCGCTGTGTAATTCAATTAGTTTTCCATCTTTTAATAAGGCAAAATCTACGGCTTCAGAACCAGACCTAATAATTAGTTCTTTATTCACACTGTACATTTTTATCCGCAATTGGTTGCCGGTTGTTTGTTGTTGGCTGCCGGATGTGTCCGTCAACTGATAACTATCAACTATCAACTTTTCAGCAGATGGATTAAACATTAATTTACAGGTATTTTGTGTACCCATAGGATTTCAGTTTCCAGTTTCAGTCTCATTACTTAGTGCATTAAGCAGCTAAATCTTTCGATCTTCAATCTTTCAGTTTTCAATCCAATTTTCAATGAACTTAAAAATCATTTAAAACAAGAAAAAGTAGTATTAAACTACTTTTTCTTCTTGTGACGGTTAGCTCTCGCTCTTTTCTTACGTTTGTGCGTTGCTACCTTATGTCTTTTTCTTTTTTTACCACTTGGCATAATAATGAAAGGGTTAGGTGGTTAATAATTAGTTTACTTTAGCCTCAGTATTTGTTTTTACTCCGTCAACAAAAATCTTTGCAGGTTTAAATGCCGGAATATTATGAGCAGGTATTTTGATAGTAGTATTCTTAGAGATATTCCTACCTGTTTTTTCAGCGCGCGTTTTAATGATAAAACTTCCAAATCCTCTTAGGTATACATTGTCACCAGTCTCAAGAGAGTTTTTCACTTCTTCCATAAAAGACTCAACTGTTGCTTGTACATCACCTTTTTCAAGGCCAAGTTTCTCCGAAATTTTCGCTACGATGTCTGCTTTCGTCATTTTCTTTCTAATTTATGATTGTGTATTTTTTTGAGAGTGCAAATATAAGAATTAAAAAAACAATAATTCAAGGTTAATCTATTAAAATTTAATAACATAAACTTTTACTTTTGCAAACCACTACATAAAAATGGAATTTTCTAAGTCTTTAATTCATTGGTATTTACAGCATAAACGAGATTTGCCCTGGCGAAAAACCACGGGCGCATATCCTATTTGGCTCTCAGAAATAATGCTTCAGCAAACCCGTGTGGCACAGGGATTACCCTATTTTCTGCGTTTTATGGAAGCTTTTCCTACTGTTCAGGATATGGCTTCTGCACCCGAAGAACAGGTGCTAAAACTATGGCAAGGGCTGGGTTACTACTCCCGTGCGCGTAATCTCCATGCTACTTCTAAGCAGGTTGCCTACGAAATGGATGGTAAATTCCCCGACAGCTATGCCGGGCTCCTCAAATTAAAAGGAGTGGGCGACTATACCGCAGCCGCGATTGCCTCTATAAGTTATGGCGAGGCAGTGCCCGTTGTAGACGGTAATGTGTACCGGGTGCTTTCAAGGGTTTTTGGTGTAGATACCGATATTTCGTCGGGAGGCGCAAAGAAACAGTTTACAGAGTTGGCGGCCTCGCTAATGCCTAAAAAGCAAGCTTCAGAATTCAATCAGGCAATGATGGAGTTTGGCGCGCTGCAATGTGTGCCTAAAAGTCCCGATTGCGGTATCTGTATTTTTAATGCCGATTGCGTTGCTTATAATACAGGTAGGGTAGGGCAGCTTCCCGTGAAGCTCAAGAAAACAAAAGTCACCAATCGTTATTTTAATTACATAGTTGTTAAAGACAGCAGGGGTTTTAGCGTTGTGCAAAAACGTACAGCAAAAGGCATCTGGCATAATCTTTATGAGTTTCCGCTTCTGGAAACGCAGTCACTTATCTCCGAAGAGGAAGCTGTTCAGGGTATTCAGAATTTTGAAGGGCTGGGCTTTGTTCCAACAGATATAAAGCTGCTTAATAATGAGGTAATTGTGCACAAGTTGTCGCATCAGCATTTGTATATCCGTTTTTGGGAAGTGGTTACAAATGAGCAGGTTAATGGCGCTGTTGCTGTAGATGTTCTAAAAGCTTTTCCGTTTCCTATCGTTATCCATAATTTTATGGAGAAGCATTGGAGTGATAATTAAAAGTGGTATATTTGATAGAACTAATCAGTATAAAACCATGAACGGTACCTTAAATAAAGTGATGCTGATAGGGCATTTGGGCGATGATGTTAAACTTCATTATTTTGAAGGAGGCAACTGCATTGGCCGTTTTCCGCTGGCTACTAACGAAATATACATCAATAAGCAAACCAACGAGAAGATAACATCTACCGAATGGCATAACCTGGTTGTGCGTAATAAAGCCGCTGAAATATGCGAAAAGTACCTGAGCAAGGGGGATAAGATATATGTTGAGGGAAGGATAAAATCGCGCCAATGGCAGGGTGAAGATGGTGCTACAAAGTATACTACCGAAATTCAGGTAACGGAGTTTACTTTTCTAACCACTAAAAAAGAACTTGATACTACAAAACAGCAGTCGTTTTCCGCACAGGCGGTCAATGAACCTGCAAAAACGAATTATGATATAAACGTGCCGGGACCAAGTGATGACCTGCCGTTTTAATGTTTAACCAATACCCGTCATTTTGGACCCCGACCCCTCGAGTTTAACCTCATTAGACCTTAACCTCATAGCAGGACTGGCAGTAATTGCCATATTACTTTTATGCTCTGCTTTTATATCCGGAACAGAGGTAGCGCTCTTCTCGCTAACGCCTCAGGATATAGACAAAATCAATCAGAAAAATTCCAGAAAAGGCAGTGTTATAGTTTCGCTTCTCGAAAAGCCTAAGAAACTGCTGGCTACAATAGTTGTTACCAATACATTTATCAATATTGCCATTATCATTCTTTTTTTTAGAATGGGCAACAGGCTGTTCGGCAATATTGCGCTACCGTGGCTCAGCTTTGCTTTGCAGGTAATTATTGTAGCTTTTCTTGTACTGCTTTTTGGTGAAGTTGTTCCCAAACTATATGCAGGCCGTAACAATACCAGGTTTGCAAAAAGAGTTTGCTATATTTTGTACGGACTTAACAAGATACTTTCTCCCATAAGTGTGCCTATGCGCGAAGTTACGCTGGCGCTTCATAAAAAAGTGGGAATGCAGGGTAATGGGCTTTCTGTTGACAGGCTTTCGCAGGCATTGGAGCTTACCGATTACGGTGATGCTACACGAGAAGAGCAGAAGATACTTGAAGGGATAGTGTCATTTGGTAATACCGATGTTAAGCAGGTAATGAGTCCGCGGATAGATATTTATGCCATAGATGTCGAGTCGCCATTTGGTGAAATTATGAATGGTATAGTAGATAAAGGATTTTCGCGAATACCGGTATACCGCGATAATATAGACCAGATAGAAGGAGTGCTGTTCATAAAAGATCTTATTCCGCATATCGATAAGGACGATTTTGAGTGGCAAAGCATTATCCGTCCGCCATTTTTTGTTCCGGAAAATAAAAAACTGGATAACCTGCTAAAGGAGTTTCAGACAATGAAAAGCCATTTGGCTATTGTAGTAGATGAGTACGGTGGCACATCGGGTATTATATCGCTGGAAGATATCCTTGAAGAGATCGTAGGTGATATAAGCGATGAGTTTGATGATGAAGATATAGTGTACACTCGCATTGATGACCATAATTTTCTTTTTGACGGAAAGATATCGCTCAAAGATTTTTACCGCATTACAGATGTAGAGGAGGAAAATTACGAGCAGGCTAAGGGCGAAGCTGAAACGCTTGCCGGGCTTCTGTTGGAGATATGGGGTAATTTTCCGAAAAAAGGACAAAAAATTAGCTTTAATGGCAATATCTTTACCGTCGAATCAGTTGATAAGAGAAGGATAAAACAAATTAAGGTTACACTTAAATGAATACTATTAAACGATTAGCGGGTTTTGCTACCATTGCCCTTGTGTTTGGTCTTACAATTAGTTGTGGCGGAGAGACGCTTCCAAAACCAAAAGCATACTTAAGGCTGGACTACCCAATGGGTAAATACCTGCCGCTTGAAGGTAATTGCCCATATACTTTTGGATATAACTCACAGGCTCAGGTGAAATCCAGCCCCGACTGCTGGACAATGACGCTGGAATACCCTAAAATGAAGGCTACTATTTACCTT
This region includes:
- a CDS encoding single-stranded DNA-binding protein, producing the protein MNGTLNKVMLIGHLGDDVKLHYFEGGNCIGRFPLATNEIYINKQTNEKITSTEWHNLVVRNKAAEICEKYLSKGDKIYVEGRIKSRQWQGEDGATKYTTEIQVTEFTFLTTKKELDTTKQQSFSAQAVNEPAKTNYDINVPGPSDDLPF
- a CDS encoding ribonuclease G: MNKELIIRSGSEAVDFALLKDGKLIELHSEREDKNQFSVGDIFIAKIRKPVAGLNAAFVNVGFEKDAFLHYHDLGPNLASMMKFIKLVSAGKVKDYSLKNFPFEKEIDKDGAISDVLSSNQSILVQVVKEPISTKGPRISSELSLAGRYVVLVPFSDRISISQKIESKDEKDRLKRLVQSIRPKGFGVIVRTVAEGKKVAELDKDLQNLLDKWTGMCKRLPSAHHPSKVLGEVNKASSILRDVFNDTFTGIYVDDEDMYYQTKDYLQEIAPQKASIVKHYQSKELPLFEKYNIERQIKTSFGKTVSMSKGAYLIIEHTEALHVIDVNSGNRSNKALSQEDTALEVNLIAAAEIARQLRLRDMGGIIVVDFIDMGNPDNRKKLYDFLREEMSDDKAKHKILPPSKFGLIQITRQRVRPEVNIKTREEDPNRVNGEIEAPILVIDRITADLERIMKTHKKIVLNAHPFVAAYLTKGFPSIRSKWFFEHKKWVKIIPRDAYTYLEYRFFDSKGNAIAE
- a CDS encoding adenine glycosylase; amino-acid sequence: MEFSKSLIHWYLQHKRDLPWRKTTGAYPIWLSEIMLQQTRVAQGLPYFLRFMEAFPTVQDMASAPEEQVLKLWQGLGYYSRARNLHATSKQVAYEMDGKFPDSYAGLLKLKGVGDYTAAAIASISYGEAVPVVDGNVYRVLSRVFGVDTDISSGGAKKQFTELAASLMPKKQASEFNQAMMEFGALQCVPKSPDCGICIFNADCVAYNTGRVGQLPVKLKKTKVTNRYFNYIVVKDSRGFSVVQKRTAKGIWHNLYEFPLLETQSLISEEEAVQGIQNFEGLGFVPTDIKLLNNEVIVHKLSHQHLYIRFWEVVTNEQVNGAVAVDVLKAFPFPIVIHNFMEKHWSDN
- a CDS encoding hemolysin gives rise to the protein MDPDPSSLTSLDLNLIAGLAVIAILLLCSAFISGTEVALFSLTPQDIDKINQKNSRKGSVIVSLLEKPKKLLATIVVTNTFINIAIIILFFRMGNRLFGNIALPWLSFALQVIIVAFLVLLFGEVVPKLYAGRNNTRFAKRVCYILYGLNKILSPISVPMREVTLALHKKVGMQGNGLSVDRLSQALELTDYGDATREEQKILEGIVSFGNTDVKQVMSPRIDIYAIDVESPFGEIMNGIVDKGFSRIPVYRDNIDQIEGVLFIKDLIPHIDKDDFEWQSIIRPPFFVPENKKLDNLLKEFQTMKSHLAIVVDEYGGTSGIISLEDILEEIVGDISDEFDDEDIVYTRIDDHNFLFDGKISLKDFYRITDVEEENYEQAKGEAETLAGLLLEIWGNFPKKGQKISFNGNIFTVESVDKRRIKQIKVTLK
- a CDS encoding DNA-binding protein, which gives rise to MTKADIVAKISEKLGLEKGDVQATVESFMEEVKNSLETGDNVYLRGFGSFIIKTRAEKTGRNISKNTTIKIPAHNIPAFKPAKIFVDGVKTNTEAKVN